In the genome of Nocardioides seonyuensis, one region contains:
- a CDS encoding helicase-associated domain-containing protein produces MSSPMREAPARTLAEQLRRWPDERLVALLRDRPDLATPAPHDSSQLASRAATRSSIHRALDGLTHLELSVLDALLVAGQTTSEQVISLVRADPGTVSGALDRLLGLALAWEAPGGLRALSGVGEALGTHAGTSGLRPFSADPADAAAISQRLDALSPGARALLEHVDAHGGEGTTGSARRTVSPADASTPVEELIAHRLLIPRDTGTLVLPGEVGVVLRGGRTTVEPVDAVPEVATTSREPALVERAAAGAAFDAVRRVELLLDRWGVAPPGVLRSGGLAVRDLKAVARDLHVDESQAAFLVELAAGAELLAESPGTEGELAWVPTDEFDAWTARPTAERWAALVSGWLTSSRVPSLVGGRDQAGRSWNALAPDLASGLAEPARRLTLAILAELAPGETLATGTGTPSVVAHARWLRPRRPAVHDDLVAATVEEAAALGVTGAGGLSRAGRLVAEGEMGEAARAIAEELPRPVDHVLLQADLTAVAPGPLEAELARQLHFLADVESRGGATVYRFTQDSVRRAFDAGWAAVQVHDFVASVSRTPVPQPLTYLVDDVARTFGNIRVGHAEAFLRADDEAALAALVHDPRAASLGLRLLAPTVVVSTAPLDVLLPRLRELGTAPVVEAPDGTVRVARPDLKRARRRRGRQAAGALEARKEAQVHAVVTAIRAGDVASATRPALVEATTPTGALSALREAIEAGGTVVIGYVDNHGTSSERVVDPLRLDGGRLTARDHRADITREFTVHRITTVRPATGGTPAG; encoded by the coding sequence ATGTCCAGTCCCATGCGGGAGGCGCCCGCCCGAACCCTCGCCGAGCAGCTGCGCCGCTGGCCCGACGAGCGTCTCGTCGCGCTGCTCCGCGACCGTCCCGACCTCGCCACGCCTGCTCCTCACGACTCCTCGCAGCTGGCCTCCCGGGCCGCCACCCGCTCCTCGATCCACCGCGCCCTCGATGGACTGACCCACCTGGAGCTCTCCGTCCTAGATGCCCTCCTGGTGGCAGGTCAAACCACGTCCGAGCAGGTGATCTCCCTTGTCCGCGCGGATCCCGGGACGGTGTCCGGAGCGCTCGACCGGCTCCTCGGGCTCGCCCTGGCCTGGGAGGCACCCGGCGGCCTGCGCGCGCTCAGCGGCGTGGGCGAGGCGTTGGGCACCCATGCAGGGACCAGCGGGCTACGCCCCTTCTCGGCGGACCCGGCCGACGCCGCCGCCATCTCCCAGCGGCTCGATGCCCTCTCACCGGGTGCTCGTGCGTTGCTCGAGCACGTGGACGCCCACGGCGGCGAGGGCACCACCGGGAGTGCTCGTCGTACTGTCTCGCCGGCGGATGCCAGCACCCCGGTCGAGGAGCTCATCGCCCACCGGCTGCTCATCCCGCGCGACACAGGCACTCTCGTCCTGCCCGGCGAGGTCGGGGTCGTGCTGCGAGGCGGACGCACCACGGTCGAGCCCGTCGACGCCGTGCCGGAGGTGGCCACCACCTCCCGCGAGCCGGCCCTCGTCGAGCGTGCGGCCGCCGGCGCTGCATTCGACGCCGTACGACGTGTGGAGCTGCTGCTGGACCGGTGGGGAGTGGCACCGCCGGGAGTCCTCCGCAGTGGGGGCCTCGCCGTCCGCGACCTCAAGGCAGTGGCGCGCGACCTGCACGTCGACGAGTCACAGGCCGCCTTCCTGGTCGAGCTCGCCGCGGGAGCGGAACTGCTGGCCGAGAGTCCCGGTACCGAGGGAGAGCTCGCGTGGGTGCCCACCGACGAGTTCGACGCATGGACGGCACGCCCGACGGCCGAGCGCTGGGCCGCCCTGGTGTCGGGGTGGCTCACCAGCAGCCGTGTCCCTTCCCTGGTCGGCGGCCGCGACCAGGCCGGACGGTCGTGGAACGCACTGGCACCCGACCTCGCGAGCGGGTTGGCCGAGCCGGCTCGACGCCTCACCCTCGCGATCCTCGCGGAGCTCGCGCCCGGGGAGACCCTGGCTACCGGGACCGGCACCCCGTCGGTGGTCGCCCATGCCAGGTGGTTGCGCCCCCGCAGGCCGGCCGTGCACGACGACCTCGTCGCGGCGACGGTCGAGGAGGCAGCCGCGCTGGGCGTCACCGGCGCGGGCGGCCTGTCCCGGGCGGGCAGGCTGGTCGCCGAGGGAGAGATGGGCGAGGCAGCACGAGCCATCGCGGAGGAGCTGCCCCGGCCGGTCGACCACGTGCTGCTCCAGGCCGACCTGACGGCTGTCGCCCCCGGTCCGCTCGAGGCCGAGCTGGCGCGCCAGCTGCACTTCCTCGCCGATGTGGAGTCCCGCGGGGGCGCCACCGTCTACCGGTTCACGCAGGACTCCGTGCGACGAGCCTTCGATGCCGGCTGGGCCGCGGTGCAGGTGCACGACTTCGTCGCCTCGGTCTCGCGCACGCCGGTGCCGCAGCCGTTGACCTACCTCGTCGACGACGTCGCCCGCACCTTCGGGAACATCCGGGTGGGCCACGCCGAGGCCTTCCTGCGCGCCGACGACGAGGCCGCGCTGGCCGCGCTCGTGCACGACCCTCGGGCCGCGTCCCTCGGCCTGCGGCTGCTGGCCCCCACCGTCGTCGTCAGCACCGCCCCTCTCGACGTGCTGCTCCCCCGCCTGCGGGAGCTCGGCACGGCCCCGGTGGTCGAGGCCCCCGACGGCACCGTCCGGGTCGCACGCCCTGACCTCAAGCGGGCGCGACGACGGCGAGGACGCCAGGCGGCCGGCGCGCTCGAGGCACGCAAGGAGGCCCAGGTCCACGCCGTGGTGACCGCGATCCGCGCCGGGGACGTCGCCAGCGCCACCCGGCCGGCGCTCGTCGAGGCCACCACCCCGACCGGGGCCCTGAGCGCGCTCAGGGAGGCGATCGAGGCCGGGGGCACCGTCGTCATCGGCTACGTCGACAACCACGGCACGTCCAGCGAGCGAGTCGTCGACCCGCTGCGCCTGGACGGCGGCCGACTCACTGCTCGGGACCACCGCGCCGACATCACCCGCGAGTTCACCGTGCACCGCATCACCACGGTCCGACCCGCGACAGGCGGCACGCCAGCCGGGTGA
- a CDS encoding S8 family serine peptidase, with protein MGFVRLDRCCRSAGRWLVGCSALLALVTLPHAPAGAGAGASTETPPPGLSLVTLTGPGTAATGDRGSAADLLARQDAVLSRIGGPDPVYRWTTALNGFAVELTPDQRAALEGDPQVSLVEDNEVRPLASATTASAERALSSAPRMRGGAGVVIGLVDTGIDTGSPVFAAVPGLGRDPGGFRGTCRGGEEWSAGSCNRKLVGAQWFVDGFGAERIRSSEVLSARDTLGHGTQVASVAAGNARVSVRVDGRDAGQFGGVAPQARVAAYKACWGAPDPADDGCATADVVAAVDQAVRDGVDVLNLAIAGGSGIDTLQRALLGAAEADIVTVGAAGNEGRDSYAAHPAPWVTTVGSTVGKLARGTLRIVGGPDLVGGGRLDDVAGPVVQGADARARGASRRDARLCLPGSLDARKVAGRVVVCERGGLARVAKSEAVSQADGVGMVLVNIRPGGVSADFHEVPTVHLSVDDGRTLRRWLRTHDTTRVKLLRSPGATDVRRLPSWSAAGDPRGPVLKPDLVAPAESVLAATPDSPDGSWGVFSGSSAAAAHVTGTAAVLRSRHDWSASTVRSVLSSSTRPVRSSSVFDRGAGTLTAEPDTSHLGLEVSRRAWRRALESGHWERLNVPSLLLPDVRGTATRTVTNVGSRAEYFSVTARGFTSHRVVVRPLALRLAPGESATFRVTVSRTRPGVGPDDGEITWLGARGGTTRIPVAVTR; from the coding sequence GTGGGGTTCGTGAGGCTCGACCGCTGCTGCCGGTCGGCCGGCCGGTGGCTGGTCGGCTGCTCGGCCCTGCTCGCCCTCGTGACCCTCCCCCACGCACCTGCTGGCGCTGGCGCCGGCGCCTCGACGGAGACCCCGCCGCCCGGCCTGTCGCTCGTCACGCTGACCGGCCCGGGCACCGCGGCCACCGGGGACCGTGGCAGCGCCGCCGACCTGCTGGCACGCCAGGACGCCGTGCTCTCGCGCATCGGCGGTCCCGACCCCGTCTACCGCTGGACGACGGCCCTGAACGGCTTCGCCGTCGAGCTCACACCTGACCAGCGCGCTGCCCTCGAGGGGGACCCCCAGGTGTCGCTGGTCGAGGACAACGAGGTGCGCCCGCTCGCCAGCGCCACCACGGCATCGGCCGAGCGCGCCCTGTCGTCCGCACCGAGGATGCGCGGGGGCGCAGGAGTGGTCATCGGCCTGGTCGACACCGGGATCGACACCGGCTCCCCGGTGTTCGCGGCCGTCCCGGGGCTGGGTCGCGACCCGGGCGGCTTCCGCGGCACCTGCCGCGGCGGGGAGGAATGGTCGGCCGGCTCCTGCAACCGCAAGCTCGTCGGCGCCCAGTGGTTCGTCGACGGGTTCGGAGCCGAGCGGATCCGATCCTCCGAGGTGCTCTCCGCCCGGGACACCCTCGGCCACGGCACCCAGGTCGCCTCGGTGGCTGCGGGCAACGCCCGCGTCAGTGTCCGGGTCGACGGACGCGACGCGGGCCAGTTCGGCGGGGTGGCCCCCCAGGCCCGGGTCGCCGCCTACAAGGCCTGCTGGGGCGCCCCGGACCCGGCAGACGACGGCTGTGCCACCGCTGACGTGGTGGCCGCCGTCGACCAGGCGGTCCGCGACGGCGTCGACGTCCTGAACCTCGCGATCGCGGGTGGATCGGGCATCGACACCCTCCAGAGAGCCCTGCTGGGCGCGGCCGAGGCAGACATCGTCACGGTGGGGGCTGCAGGCAACGAAGGTCGTGACTCCTACGCCGCCCACCCGGCACCGTGGGTCACCACCGTGGGCTCGACCGTCGGCAAGCTGGCTCGGGGGACCCTGCGCATCGTCGGCGGGCCTGACCTGGTGGGAGGAGGCCGCCTCGACGACGTGGCCGGCCCAGTCGTCCAGGGGGCCGACGCGCGCGCCCGTGGGGCATCGCGGCGCGACGCACGGTTGTGCCTCCCCGGCTCCCTCGACGCGAGGAAGGTGGCGGGTCGCGTAGTCGTGTGCGAGCGAGGCGGCCTGGCCCGCGTCGCCAAGTCCGAGGCGGTCAGCCAGGCCGACGGTGTCGGCATGGTCCTGGTCAACATCCGCCCCGGAGGCGTGTCCGCCGACTTCCACGAGGTCCCCACGGTCCACCTCTCCGTCGACGACGGCCGCACCTTGCGCCGCTGGCTGCGCACCCACGACACGACCCGGGTCAAGCTGCTGCGATCACCCGGCGCCACCGACGTACGACGCCTGCCCTCCTGGAGCGCTGCCGGGGACCCCCGCGGGCCGGTGCTCAAGCCGGATCTCGTCGCGCCCGCCGAGTCGGTCCTCGCGGCGACCCCCGACTCCCCGGACGGGAGCTGGGGGGTCTTCTCCGGGAGCTCGGCCGCCGCGGCCCACGTGACGGGGACAGCCGCGGTGCTCCGCTCCCGGCACGACTGGTCCGCCTCGACGGTCCGCTCCGTGCTGTCCTCCTCCACCAGACCGGTGCGCAGCAGCTCGGTCTTCGACCGGGGTGCAGGAACCCTCACCGCAGAACCCGACACCTCCCACCTCGGGCTCGAGGTCTCACGCCGCGCGTGGCGACGCGCTCTCGAGTCCGGGCACTGGGAGCGGCTCAACGTCCCCTCGCTGCTGCTGCCCGACGTGAGAGGCACCGCGACCAGGACGGTCACCAACGTGGGTTCCAGGGCGGAGTACTTCTCGGTGACGGCTCGAGGCTTCACCTCGCACCGCGTGGTCGTGCGACCGCTGGCGCTGCGCCTCGCACCGGGCGAGTCGGCGACGTTCCGCGTGACCGTCAGCCGCACCCGTCCGGGCGTCGGTCCCGACGACGGGGAGATCACCTGGCTCGGCGCGCGGGGTGGGACCACCAGGATCCCCGTCGCGGTGACCCGCTGA
- a CDS encoding PP2C family protein-serine/threonine phosphatase, protein MRPVDLHHGSASDVGLVRKVNEDSLLVAPPVFVVADGMGGHSGGDVASRLVVEEFERLSHEYDPTRGAEQVADAFVRAQARIVEYTQAQRATAPGWHAGTTAVVAALAEDDGETKWLLANLGDSRIYRLRDGELDQVSVDHSVVQELLDAGEISSDEAASHPERHVITRALGSPEGIDPDFFLLPLAAAERLLLCSDGVSGMIDDGAIEHILNTVADPRDAADALVRAALEAGGRDNATAVVVDVVGLVRDTTYDAARQRESLESKLGGRQ, encoded by the coding sequence ATGAGGCCGGTCGACCTCCACCACGGCTCGGCGAGCGACGTGGGTCTGGTCCGCAAGGTCAACGAGGACTCCCTTCTCGTGGCGCCGCCGGTCTTCGTCGTCGCCGATGGCATGGGGGGTCATTCCGGCGGCGACGTGGCAAGCCGGCTCGTGGTGGAGGAGTTCGAGCGGTTGAGCCACGAGTACGACCCCACCCGCGGCGCCGAGCAGGTAGCCGACGCGTTCGTGCGGGCCCAGGCCCGCATCGTGGAGTACACCCAGGCCCAACGCGCCACCGCGCCCGGCTGGCACGCCGGCACGACGGCGGTCGTGGCGGCCCTCGCCGAGGACGACGGTGAGACCAAGTGGTTGCTCGCCAACCTCGGCGACTCGCGCATCTACCGGCTGCGCGACGGGGAGCTCGACCAGGTCAGCGTGGACCACTCCGTCGTGCAGGAGCTGCTCGACGCCGGCGAGATCAGCAGTGACGAGGCGGCCAGCCATCCCGAGCGCCACGTGATCACCCGGGCGTTGGGCAGCCCCGAGGGGATCGACCCCGACTTCTTCCTGCTCCCGCTGGCAGCGGCGGAGCGACTGCTGCTGTGCAGTGACGGCGTGAGCGGCATGATCGACGACGGCGCCATCGAGCACATCCTCAACACCGTCGCCGACCCGCGTGATGCCGCCGACGCGCTGGTCCGCGCCGCTCTCGAGGCAGGCGGCCGCGACAACGCGACGGCGGTCGTCGTCGATGTGGTGGGATTGGTGCGCGACACGACCTACGACGCCGCGCGTCAGCGCGAGAGTCTCGAGAGCAAGCTTGGGGGACGACAGTGA
- the larE gene encoding ATP-dependent sacrificial sulfur transferase LarE yields MGTQADVEADVEGRLDERALALESRLRELGSVVVAFSGGADSALLLAAAVRVLGAGRVVAATGYSHSLPLVERDPGRAFAESLGVRLVTPQTHEIEREGYRSNSGDRCYFCKAELIETLQPLAASLGIEHVATGTNADDAVAGFRPGIRAAAERGAVTPLLDAGLTKDDVRLLSRRWALPTWDKPAAACLSSRIAYGIEVTSHRLARVERAELAAREALGAHGVAVRDLRVRDLGEEARIELDRGLLTSEVAEGTAAAEAVCAAVLSAGFSSARLDPRGFRSGSLNEGLAPT; encoded by the coding sequence ATGGGCACGCAGGCGGACGTCGAGGCGGACGTCGAGGGACGACTCGATGAGCGGGCTCTCGCGCTCGAGAGCAGGCTCCGCGAGCTCGGGTCGGTCGTCGTGGCCTTCAGCGGGGGAGCCGACTCGGCCCTCCTCCTGGCAGCGGCGGTGCGAGTGCTCGGCGCCGGTCGCGTCGTGGCGGCCACCGGCTACTCCCACTCCCTCCCGCTGGTCGAGCGGGACCCGGGAAGGGCCTTCGCCGAATCGCTGGGCGTGCGCCTGGTGACGCCTCAGACACATGAGATCGAGCGCGAGGGCTACCGCTCCAACTCCGGCGACCGGTGCTACTTCTGCAAGGCGGAGCTGATCGAGACGCTCCAGCCGCTCGCCGCGTCGCTCGGCATCGAGCACGTCGCCACCGGCACCAACGCCGACGATGCGGTCGCGGGCTTCAGGCCCGGCATCAGGGCCGCTGCCGAGCGTGGCGCAGTCACGCCGCTGCTCGACGCCGGGCTGACCAAGGACGACGTGCGTCTGCTGTCGCGGAGGTGGGCGTTGCCGACGTGGGACAAGCCTGCAGCTGCTTGCCTGAGCTCGCGCATCGCCTACGGCATCGAGGTCACGTCCCACCGCCTGGCGCGGGTGGAGCGTGCAGAGCTGGCCGCCCGCGAGGCACTGGGCGCCCACGGGGTCGCCGTGCGCGACCTGCGGGTGCGCGACCTCGGTGAGGAGGCGCGCATCGAGCTCGACCGGGGCCTCCTGACGTCCGAGGTCGCCGAGGGCACCGCTGCTGCCGAGGCCGTCTGCGCGGCCGTGCTGAGCGCGGGATTCTCCAGCGCACGGCTCGACCCACGGGGATTCCGGTCAGGTTCGTTGAACGAAGGTCTCGCCCCGACCTGA
- a CDS encoding RDD family protein → MAQLERRFQAFAIDRLFSWGIPALVGVLTWVALGDEPWSIVAAVVIALVVVWLAMAIAIGVNGSSPGKAARGLRVVHHGTGTPIGAGPALVRSLVLALSGLPTFGIGVATLAWTAVEDRGSQRRGWHDHLAGSVVVDVRPAPEVQEEGQQDAPRHIVNLTAMRLVPAPPVEALVPPTRSVEHSMRRQAPAQSVPRPMPQSAPQPTSPPMPQPAPQHAAPPPMSAPMPAPMQVPPSAPRHAAPPPASQHLAPGSPPAPRWRVRFDDGQSFTVDGVVLVGRRPEPRAGEDVSRLVPLASADMSVSKTHAQFGPAADGALVVMDRGSTNGSTLVRQGVSRQLSPGRAATLVDGDTVVFGDRHMVVSREG, encoded by the coding sequence GTGGCACAGCTGGAGCGGCGCTTCCAGGCGTTCGCCATCGATCGCCTGTTCTCGTGGGGAATCCCGGCACTGGTCGGCGTCCTCACCTGGGTGGCGCTCGGTGACGAGCCGTGGTCGATCGTGGCAGCCGTCGTCATCGCGCTCGTCGTGGTCTGGCTCGCCATGGCCATCGCGATCGGCGTCAACGGCAGCTCGCCGGGCAAGGCCGCGCGTGGCCTGCGCGTCGTCCACCACGGCACCGGCACCCCCATCGGGGCAGGTCCGGCGCTGGTGCGCTCGCTGGTCCTGGCGCTGTCCGGGCTGCCGACCTTCGGGATCGGGGTCGCGACCCTCGCCTGGACCGCGGTGGAGGACCGCGGCAGCCAGCGTCGCGGGTGGCACGACCACCTGGCCGGCTCGGTGGTCGTGGACGTCCGCCCCGCTCCCGAGGTGCAGGAGGAGGGGCAGCAGGACGCTCCTCGTCACATCGTCAACCTCACTGCGATGCGGCTCGTCCCAGCACCGCCGGTGGAGGCCCTGGTTCCGCCGACCCGGTCCGTGGAGCACTCGATGCGTCGTCAGGCGCCGGCCCAGTCGGTGCCCCGGCCGATGCCCCAGTCGGCGCCCCAGCCGACGTCGCCGCCGATGCCCCAGCCGGCGCCACAGCACGCAGCGCCTCCACCGATGTCCGCGCCGATGCCTGCCCCGATGCAGGTACCGCCGTCGGCCCCACGGCACGCAGCACCCCCGCCGGCGAGCCAGCACCTGGCCCCCGGGTCCCCTCCAGCACCGCGGTGGCGGGTGCGCTTCGACGACGGCCAGAGCTTCACCGTGGACGGCGTGGTGCTGGTGGGACGTCGGCCCGAGCCGCGTGCCGGTGAGGACGTCTCCCGACTGGTCCCCCTCGCCTCGGCCGACATGTCGGTGTCCAAGACCCATGCGCAGTTCGGGCCCGCTGCCGACGGTGCCCTCGTCGTCATGGACCGCGGGTCGACCAACGGCAGCACCCTCGTCCGGCAGGGCGTCTCGCGCCAGCTCTCCCCGGGCCGGGCCGCGACGCTGGTCGACGGCGACACGGTGGTCTTCGGTGACCGGCACATGGTGGTCTCGCGCGAGGGCTGA